Proteins encoded within one genomic window of Pygocentrus nattereri isolate fPygNat1 chromosome 11, fPygNat1.pri, whole genome shotgun sequence:
- the LOC108433632 gene encoding annexin A2-like — protein sequence MALVAEFLGQITFNLGANEPTYPTVVPAPDFDPDKDAARIETAIKTKGVDEQTIIQILTKRTYGQRREIAFAYERRAKKDMISALKGALSGSLETVILGLMKSTAQYDASEIKASIKGLGTDEESLIEILCSRSNAELLEIKQVYKELFKKDLEKDVAGDTSGDFAKLLLALVEAKRAEPSSVVDYEKIDEDARALYEAGVKRKGTDVKTWIAIMSERSVPHLQKVFDRYKSYSPYDMQESIRKEVKGDLEKSFLTLVQCFENKQLYFANRLNDAMKSKGAKEKVVTRIMVSRCEVDLKKIRSEFKAQYGKSLYQTIAEHTKGDYQTALLSLCGGDD from the exons ATGGCACTAGTGGCTGAGTTCCTAGGTCAAATCACATTCAATTTGGGG GCCAATGAGCCCACCTACCCCACTGTGGTTCCTGCACCTGATTTCGATCCTGACAAAGATGCTGCCAGAATAGAGACCGCTATCAAAACAAAAG GTGTAGATGAACAGACCATTATTCAGATCCTGACCAAACGGACGTATGGCCAAAGACGAGAAATTGCCTTTGCATATGAGAGGCGAGCCAAAAAG GATATGATTTCTGCCCTGAAGGGGGCACTGTCTGGCTCACTAGAGACCGTCATTTTGGGACTAATGAAGAGCACTGCTCAGTATGATGCCTCTGAGATCAAAGCTTCTATAAAG GGTTTGGGGACAGATGAGGAGAGCCTGATAGAGATCCTCTGTTCTCGAAGCAACGCTGAGCTGCTGGAGATTAAGCAAGTCTACAAAGAAT TGTTCAAGAAGGACCTTGAAAAGGATGTGGCTGGAGACACATCAGGAGACTTTGCTAAGCTGCTGCTGGCCCTTGTGGAG GCCAAGAGGGCTGAGCCAAGCAGTGTTGTTGACTATGAGAAAATTGATGAAGATGCCAGA GCACTGTATGAAGCTGGGGTGAAGCGGAAAGGCACTGATGTCAAGACCTGGATTGCCATCATGTCAGAGAGAAGTGTCCCTCATCTGCAAAAAG TATTTGATAGATACAAGAGCTACAGCCCATATGACATGCAGGAGAGCATCAGGAAGGAGGTGAAAGGAGACCTGGAGAAGTCTTTCCTCACCTTGG TTCAGTGCTTTGAAAACAAACAGCTATACTTTGCCAACAGACTCAATGATGCCATGAAG AGTAAAGGAGCGAAGGAGAAAGTAGTGACAAGGATCATGGTTTCCCGCTGCGAGGTAGACCTTAAGAAGATCAGGTCTGAATTCAAGGCCCAGTATGGGAAGTCTCTGTACCAGACCATTGCT GAGCACACCAAAGGAGACTATCAGACGGCCCTACTGAGTCTGTGTGGTGGAGATGATTAA